A single genomic interval of uncultured Pseudodesulfovibrio sp. harbors:
- a CDS encoding methyl-accepting chemotaxis protein → MKIGQKMTVLGSLLIGLTTVCILGILVWQSGVVEERLAVYFEKQARHEVELAVVDAGNLLKTQHATLSKQLENDMHVLLDLVKRDGGIRVMDETIDWNAVNQVSKEGSVVALPKLKVGYDWLGQNANPNVPTPLVDSLMNLTGTTCTVFQTMNPQGDLLRVATNILKNNGKRAVGTYIPSSSPVAKTVKSGQTFRGTAYVVNAWYLTQYRPFKDDQGNVLGCLYVGLLQEGVEQLRDGLKSVKLGSTGSLTVLGGSGKSAGIIKMHKSADREGENIFDVKDAEGNSVYSEIVKAAKEADGKPVTRVALLDESGSGRPQETILTAVYFKPWDWVILGTGYLDEFMAGKHAADEALASSRNWTVGIGVGMLVLGVMLILLFARQISGHIGKVVDVLASINKGELDVEPLKVPAGGPRDELDVLGQALNSTVETLRHNIEEITEKTEEAHEKAEAAEKAMAEADVARAEAESARREGIVQAARHIQSVVDRVSAASSQIETQSEIIGKGTSVQRDRVQETATAMEEMNATVLEVARNASEASSMGMEAKELAVEGAGIVSKSVEAMNTTFGAAKELKDGMNKLEEQADDIGKVMEVITDIADQTNLLALNAAIEAARAGEAGRGFAVVADEVRKLAEKTMQATTEVGNSITAVQDVAQQNITSMDKALSDLGVAVEMSSKSGTVLKEIVEGAELSAEQIQGIATAAEQQSATSEEINRAIEEINSVSTETSQGVAESADALREMAAQMAELQKVIDSLMQDAEA, encoded by the coding sequence ATGAAAATCGGACAAAAAATGACGGTGCTGGGGTCTCTGCTGATCGGACTTACGACCGTCTGTATTCTCGGCATCCTCGTCTGGCAGAGCGGTGTCGTCGAAGAACGGCTGGCGGTATATTTTGAAAAACAGGCGCGGCACGAGGTTGAATTGGCTGTCGTGGATGCGGGTAATCTGCTGAAAACGCAGCATGCGACACTTTCCAAGCAGCTTGAAAACGACATGCATGTCCTGCTCGATCTGGTAAAGCGGGACGGCGGCATCCGCGTGATGGATGAGACGATAGACTGGAATGCAGTCAATCAGGTCTCCAAGGAAGGCAGCGTGGTTGCGCTGCCCAAGCTCAAGGTCGGATACGACTGGCTCGGTCAGAACGCCAATCCCAATGTGCCGACGCCGCTTGTCGATTCTCTCATGAATCTGACGGGTACCACCTGCACGGTTTTTCAGACCATGAATCCGCAGGGCGATTTGCTTCGCGTGGCGACCAATATCCTGAAGAACAACGGCAAGCGTGCCGTGGGAACGTATATCCCGAGCAGCAGCCCGGTGGCCAAGACCGTCAAGTCGGGCCAGACCTTTCGCGGAACCGCATATGTGGTCAATGCGTGGTATCTGACGCAGTATCGTCCCTTCAAGGACGATCAGGGCAATGTGCTCGGCTGTCTCTATGTCGGTTTGTTGCAGGAGGGCGTGGAGCAGCTTCGGGACGGCCTCAAGTCCGTCAAGCTCGGCTCCACCGGTTCTCTGACCGTGCTGGGCGGTTCCGGCAAATCTGCCGGAATCATCAAGATGCACAAGTCTGCGGACCGTGAGGGAGAAAACATTTTCGACGTGAAGGACGCTGAAGGCAACTCGGTCTACAGCGAAATTGTCAAGGCCGCCAAAGAGGCGGACGGCAAGCCGGTCACGCGTGTGGCGCTGCTCGACGAATCCGGTTCGGGGCGTCCGCAGGAAACCATCCTGACCGCTGTGTATTTCAAGCCGTGGGATTGGGTTATTCTTGGTACTGGGTATTTGGATGAATTCATGGCCGGAAAACACGCGGCAGACGAAGCGCTTGCCTCATCCCGCAATTGGACGGTCGGTATTGGTGTTGGCATGCTGGTCCTCGGTGTGATGCTGATCCTTCTTTTCGCCCGCCAGATCAGTGGGCATATCGGCAAGGTCGTGGATGTGCTCGCCTCCATCAATAAGGGTGAACTCGATGTCGAGCCTCTCAAGGTTCCGGCAGGCGGTCCCCGTGATGAACTGGACGTCCTCGGGCAGGCCCTCAACTCGACGGTTGAGACACTTCGTCACAACATCGAGGAGATTACCGAAAAGACCGAGGAAGCCCATGAAAAGGCCGAGGCCGCGGAAAAGGCCATGGCCGAAGCGGACGTGGCCCGCGCCGAGGCGGAGAGCGCCCGCCGTGAAGGCATTGTTCAGGCCGCCCGGCATATTCAGAGTGTTGTGGACCGGGTGTCTGCCGCTTCCAGCCAGATCGAGACCCAGTCGGAAATAATCGGCAAGGGCACGTCCGTCCAGCGTGACCGCGTGCAGGAAACTGCCACGGCCATGGAAGAGATGAACGCCACGGTTCTGGAAGTCGCCCGCAACGCGAGTGAAGCTTCTTCCATGGGTATGGAAGCCAAGGAGCTGGCCGTGGAAGGTGCCGGGATTGTCAGCAAGTCCGTGGAGGCCATGAACACCACGTTCGGTGCCGCGAAAGAATTGAAAGACGGCATGAACAAGCTCGAAGAGCAGGCCGACGACATCGGCAAGGTCATGGAAGTCATCACGGACATTGCCGACCAGACCAACCTGCTCGCCTTGAACGCGGCCATTGAGGCGGCGCGTGCGGGTGAAGCCGGCCGCGGATTCGCGGTCGTGGCTGACGAAGTCAGGAAGCTGGCGGAAAAGACCATGCAGGCGACGACCGAGGTCGGTAATTCGATTACCGCGGTTCAGGACGTTGCCCAGCAGAATATCACCAGCATGGACAAGGCACTTTCCGACCTCGGTGTGGCTGTTGAGATGTCCAGCAAGTCGGGAACGGTGCTCAAGGAAATCGTCGAAGGCGCGGAATTGTCTGCTGAACAGATTCAGGGAATCGCCACGGCGGCGGAACAGCAGTCCGCCACCTCTGAAGAGATCAACCGGGCCATCGAGGAGATCAACTCCGTGTCCACCGAGACCTCGCAGGGCGTCGCTGAATCCGCGGATGCCCTGCGCGAGATGGCTGCCCAGATGGCGGAACTGCAAAAGGTCATCGATAGCCTCATGCAGGACGCGGAAGCCTGA